One window from the genome of Jiangella alba encodes:
- a CDS encoding helix-turn-helix domain-containing protein produces MDDDLPERLRTRLRAQRQRRELSLEALAAASGVSRSMISDIERGAKIPTVIVLARLATALGVTVARLLGEDRPERVIVRRRAEQRAITDADGWQRRILSPTLPGVEFELIRTTVPAGVTLGSFAAHAPGSREYVAVESGELTVTVDGVAHRLAAGDALYYAGDAVHEFANPGATECVYYTAMHVAKEPA; encoded by the coding sequence ATGGACGACGATCTGCCGGAGCGGCTGCGCACCCGGCTCAGGGCGCAGCGGCAGCGGCGCGAGCTGAGCCTCGAGGCGCTCGCCGCGGCCAGCGGGGTGAGCCGCAGCATGATCTCCGACATCGAGCGGGGCGCCAAGATCCCCACCGTCATCGTGCTGGCCAGGCTTGCGACGGCGCTGGGCGTCACGGTCGCGCGGCTGCTCGGCGAGGACCGGCCCGAGCGGGTGATCGTGCGCCGGCGGGCCGAGCAGCGGGCCATCACCGACGCCGACGGGTGGCAGCGGCGCATCCTCTCCCCCACGCTGCCCGGCGTCGAGTTCGAGCTCATCCGCACCACCGTCCCGGCCGGGGTCACGCTCGGCTCGTTCGCCGCACACGCGCCCGGCTCGCGCGAGTACGTCGCCGTCGAGAGCGGGGAGCTCACCGTCACCGTCGACGGCGTCGCGCACCGGCTGGCCGCCGGCGACGCGCTGTACTACGCGGGCGACGCGGTGCACGAGTTCGCCAATCCCGGCGCCACCGAGTGCGTCTACTACACCGCCATGCACGTCGCGAAGGAGCCCGCATGA
- a CDS encoding B3/B4 domain-containing protein yields the protein MRFRHAPEIWTGHPTLAAGVLVVDGVSDRAAAGDAVARHLGTARALLDAGPASALPQLQAWRRTFAAMGLKPTQYRCAAESLLRRLGKDGDLPRIHPLVDLCNAASAAAAIPVAALDRDRVKGDLEVRRAHGDEAYTAFGGEIERPAPGEVIFADEAGHAHARRWTYKQSGTSIVRPETRDVLIVSEALHPGAAADVEALLTALADDLAAAWPGVTPRLTMLTSERPAVELAG from the coding sequence ATGCGCTTCCGCCACGCGCCGGAGATCTGGACCGGCCACCCCACGCTGGCCGCCGGGGTCCTCGTCGTCGACGGGGTGAGCGACCGCGCCGCGGCCGGCGACGCCGTCGCCCGCCACCTCGGCACGGCCCGGGCGCTGCTGGACGCCGGACCGGCCAGCGCGCTGCCGCAGCTGCAGGCCTGGCGGCGCACGTTCGCCGCCATGGGCCTGAAGCCGACGCAGTACCGGTGCGCCGCCGAGTCGCTGTTGCGCCGCCTCGGCAAGGACGGCGACCTGCCGCGCATCCACCCGCTGGTCGACCTGTGCAACGCGGCGTCGGCCGCCGCCGCGATCCCCGTCGCCGCGCTGGACCGCGACCGCGTCAAGGGCGATCTCGAGGTCCGCCGGGCGCACGGCGACGAGGCGTACACCGCGTTCGGCGGCGAGATCGAGCGACCCGCGCCGGGTGAGGTGATCTTCGCCGACGAGGCCGGCCACGCGCACGCCCGCCGCTGGACGTACAAGCAGAGCGGCACGTCGATCGTCCGGCCCGAGACCCGCGACGTGCTGATCGTGTCCGAGGCGCTGCACCCCGGCGCCGCGGCCGACGTCGAGGCGCTGCTGACGGCGCTGGCGGACGACCTGGCCGCCGCCTGGCCCGGCGTGACGCCGCGGCTGACGATGCTGACGAGCGAGCGGCCGGCCGTGGAACTCGCTGGCTGA
- a CDS encoding Dabb family protein, whose translation MIRHTVAFRLRHPAGSQEEHNFLRAALALAGIPGVQRFEQLRQTSPKNDFAFGFSMEFADQAAYDAYNEHPVHVGFVADRWAAEVEDFLELDYEPIG comes from the coding sequence ATGATCCGGCACACGGTGGCCTTCCGCCTTCGTCATCCCGCCGGCTCGCAGGAGGAACACAACTTCCTGCGGGCCGCGCTCGCCCTGGCCGGCATCCCCGGCGTCCAGCGGTTCGAGCAGTTGCGGCAGACCAGCCCGAAGAACGACTTCGCCTTCGGCTTCTCCATGGAGTTCGCCGACCAGGCGGCCTATGACGCCTACAACGAGCACCCCGTGCACGTCGGGTTCGTCGCCGACCGCTGGGCCGCGGAGGTCGAGGACTTCCTCGAGCTCGACTACGAGCCGATCGGCTGA
- a CDS encoding MBL fold metallo-hydrolase, whose amino-acid sequence MRLTVFGGCGAWPAAGQACGGYLLERDGFRLLVDPGYAVLPRLLAAIDAAAVDAVVVTHGHPDHCADLNPLLRARALADDPPAPLPVFAPAGAVDAVLALDSMRATSRAVDQVPLADGDHVRIGPFDVTAAALPHHVPNLGLRISDDAGTLAYSGDAGPDRALVELARDADLLLVESTYPDAVPDEDAGLLCSAVQAAEQGLAAGARHIALTHLWPGLAPADFLAAAARTGATGVTVAAPGPAQPIGS is encoded by the coding sequence GTGCGACTCACCGTCTTCGGCGGCTGCGGCGCCTGGCCGGCCGCCGGCCAGGCCTGCGGCGGCTACCTGCTCGAGCGCGACGGTTTCCGGCTGCTGGTCGACCCCGGTTACGCCGTGCTCCCGCGGCTGCTGGCGGCCATCGACGCCGCCGCGGTCGACGCCGTCGTCGTCACGCACGGGCATCCCGACCACTGCGCCGACCTCAATCCGCTGCTGCGCGCCCGGGCGCTGGCCGACGACCCGCCGGCGCCGTTGCCGGTGTTCGCCCCGGCGGGCGCCGTCGACGCCGTGCTGGCGCTGGACTCCATGCGGGCGACGAGCCGGGCCGTCGACCAGGTGCCGCTCGCCGACGGCGACCACGTGCGCATCGGGCCGTTCGACGTCACGGCCGCGGCGTTGCCGCACCACGTGCCCAACCTCGGCCTGCGCATCAGCGACGACGCCGGGACGCTGGCGTACAGCGGCGACGCCGGCCCGGATCGGGCCCTCGTCGAGCTGGCCCGCGACGCCGACCTGCTGCTCGTCGAGTCGACCTATCCCGACGCCGTGCCCGACGAGGACGCCGGGCTGCTGTGCAGCGCCGTCCAGGCCGCCGAGCAGGGTCTGGCGGCCGGCGCCCGGCACATCGCGCTGACCCACCTCTGGCCCGGGCTGGCGCCCGCCGACTTCCTGGCCGCCGCCGCACGCACCGGCGCGACCGGCGTCACCGTCGCCGCGCCGGGCCCGGCTCAGCCGATCGGCTCGTAG
- a CDS encoding GNAT family N-acetyltransferase, whose translation MAAVQFRTATRADLDAIVALLADDVLGKARDAGTVDGRYERAFAAIDADPRNELIVGDEGGEVVACLQLTFIPGLGRHGAERCQVEAVRVRSDRRGDGVGGRLMAWVIDRARERGCAMVQLTTDKSRADAHRFYQRLGFVASHEGMKLAL comes from the coding sequence CTGGCGGCCGTGCAGTTCCGGACCGCCACCCGCGCCGACCTCGACGCCATCGTCGCACTGCTCGCCGACGACGTGCTGGGGAAGGCGCGCGATGCCGGCACTGTCGACGGACGATACGAGCGCGCCTTCGCCGCCATCGACGCCGACCCCCGCAACGAGCTCATCGTCGGCGACGAAGGCGGCGAGGTGGTGGCGTGCCTGCAGCTGACCTTCATCCCGGGGCTGGGCCGGCACGGGGCCGAGCGCTGCCAGGTCGAGGCGGTCCGGGTCCGATCCGACCGGCGCGGCGACGGCGTGGGCGGACGGCTGATGGCCTGGGTCATCGACCGCGCCCGCGAGCGCGGCTGCGCCATGGTCCAGCTGACCACCGACAAGTCCCGCGCCGACGCGCACCGCTTCTACCAGCGGCTCGGCTTCGTCGCCAGCCACGAGGGCATGAAGCTCGCCCTCTGA
- a CDS encoding LURP-one-related/scramblase family protein, which produces MALGRRRERREERREERHGGGGVHYRMRQRLVSIGDDFWIETDDGERAYKVDGKALRLRKTLILEDAHGHEVAKIQERVMRVKDSMEVEDPDGNRIALIKKALVSPLRDRWSVEIRGGSDLDVQGNVVDHEYTFTDGRTPVATVSKKWFRVADTYGVEVAPGQDPVPVLAATVALDLMTHDH; this is translated from the coding sequence ATGGCACTGGGACGACGACGCGAACGCCGGGAGGAACGCCGCGAGGAGCGGCACGGGGGCGGGGGCGTCCACTATCGAATGCGGCAGCGACTGGTGTCCATCGGCGACGACTTCTGGATCGAGACCGACGACGGGGAGCGCGCGTACAAGGTGGACGGGAAGGCGCTGCGGCTGCGCAAGACGCTGATCCTCGAGGACGCCCACGGCCACGAGGTGGCGAAGATCCAGGAACGGGTCATGCGGGTGAAGGACTCGATGGAGGTCGAGGACCCCGACGGCAACCGGATCGCGTTGATCAAGAAGGCGCTGGTCAGCCCGCTGCGCGATCGGTGGAGCGTCGAGATCCGCGGCGGGTCCGACCTCGACGTCCAGGGCAACGTCGTCGACCACGAGTACACGTTCACCGACGGCCGCACACCGGTGGCGACGGTCTCGAAGAAGTGGTTCCGGGTCGCCGACACCTACGGCGTCGAGGTGGCGCCCGGCCAGGACCCGGTGCCCGTGCTGGCGGCCACCGTCGCTCTCGACCTGATGACCCACGACCACTGA
- a CDS encoding phosphotransferase enzyme family protein, with protein sequence MDAAAIAGRFGLGARATLSDGPVARGKQGAVWRLTTADGRWAVKVPFRHEDEAALAPAAAFQEAAAASGVPAPRIRRTAEGALFAVVDGVRLRVYEWVDLGAPDPLLDPELAGAAVAAIHRVPGAEPAAPFTDPDRWYLDPVGAERWDALITELDGAGAPFAADLAALRDELVALEAWLAPPAAPRTCHRDLMADNLLPAAGGGVCVIDWENSGPADPAQELAVVLFEYARTDPGRARALVAAYEDAGGPARLTGRGDFSMLIAQLGHITELAATDWLRPNDRSPGRAEAEAWIRETLDDPHSRDRLDGLLASLTRGG encoded by the coding sequence GTGGATGCCGCCGCCATCGCCGGCCGCTTCGGTCTCGGCGCCCGCGCGACCCTGTCCGACGGCCCGGTCGCGCGCGGCAAGCAGGGCGCCGTCTGGCGGCTGACCACGGCAGACGGACGGTGGGCGGTCAAGGTCCCGTTCCGCCACGAGGACGAGGCCGCGCTGGCGCCCGCCGCCGCGTTCCAGGAGGCCGCCGCCGCGTCCGGCGTCCCGGCCCCGCGCATCCGCCGCACCGCCGAAGGCGCCCTGTTCGCCGTCGTCGACGGGGTCCGGCTGCGGGTCTACGAGTGGGTCGACCTCGGCGCGCCCGACCCGCTGCTCGACCCGGAGCTGGCCGGCGCCGCCGTCGCCGCGATCCACCGCGTGCCGGGCGCCGAACCGGCCGCGCCGTTCACCGACCCTGACCGCTGGTACCTCGACCCCGTCGGCGCCGAGCGGTGGGACGCGCTGATCACCGAGCTGGACGGGGCCGGCGCGCCGTTCGCCGCCGACCTCGCCGCGCTGCGCGACGAGCTGGTCGCGCTGGAGGCGTGGCTCGCTCCCCCGGCGGCGCCGCGGACCTGTCACCGCGATCTCATGGCCGACAACCTGCTCCCGGCGGCGGGCGGCGGCGTCTGCGTCATCGACTGGGAGAACAGCGGCCCGGCCGATCCGGCGCAGGAACTGGCCGTCGTGCTGTTCGAGTACGCGCGCACCGACCCCGGCCGGGCCCGCGCCCTCGTCGCCGCGTACGAGGACGCCGGCGGCCCGGCGCGCCTCACCGGCCGCGGCGACTTCTCCATGCTGATCGCGCAGCTCGGCCACATCACCGAGCTGGCGGCCACCGACTGGCTGCGGCCGAACGACCGCTCGCCCGGCCGGGCCGAGGCGGAGGCGTGGATCCGCGAGACGCTCGACGATCCACACTCACGCGACCGGCTCGACGGGCTGCTCGCGAGCCTCACCCGCGGTGGATGA
- a CDS encoding RidA family protein, which translates to MTIERLDPAALPAATGTYTHGTLVTGARRTVYVSGQVPWADADGRVPPEFDDQCRLTWRNVLAVLAEAGMGVEHLAKVTTYLADRRYREANSRIRQEVLGEHTPALTIIITDIYAEDWLLEIEAVAVES; encoded by the coding sequence ATGACCATCGAACGGCTCGACCCCGCCGCCCTGCCCGCCGCGACGGGCACCTACACCCACGGCACGCTGGTCACCGGAGCCCGCCGCACCGTCTACGTCAGCGGCCAGGTCCCCTGGGCCGACGCCGACGGCCGGGTGCCGCCGGAGTTCGACGACCAGTGCCGGCTGACGTGGCGCAACGTGCTCGCCGTGCTGGCCGAGGCCGGCATGGGCGTCGAGCACCTCGCCAAGGTCACCACCTACCTGGCCGACCGCCGCTACCGCGAGGCGAACAGCCGCATCCGCCAGGAGGTGCTCGGCGAGCACACGCCGGCGCTGACGATCATCATCACCGACATCTACGCCGAGGACTGGCTGCTCGAGATCGAGGCCGTCGCGGTCGAGAGCTGA
- a CDS encoding RidA family protein — MIEHIEPDPDNPPPIPLSSAVRVGRLLFVSGQVSTEPGVGIVADTFDGEFHRTIRNVEQILAAAGATLRDVVQVRAFLRDEEARARFNELYAQTFQPPYPARTTVGNHFSFIQVEIDCVAVLPDGVDPTV, encoded by the coding sequence GTGATCGAGCACATCGAGCCCGACCCCGACAACCCGCCGCCCATCCCGTTGTCGTCGGCGGTGCGGGTGGGCCGGTTGCTGTTCGTGTCCGGCCAGGTGTCGACGGAGCCGGGCGTGGGGATCGTGGCCGACACCTTCGACGGCGAGTTCCACCGCACCATCCGCAACGTCGAGCAGATCCTCGCCGCCGCCGGCGCCACGCTGCGCGACGTCGTTCAGGTGCGGGCGTTCCTGCGCGACGAGGAGGCGCGGGCGCGCTTCAACGAGCTGTACGCGCAGACGTTCCAGCCGCCGTACCCGGCCCGCACCACCGTCGGGAACCACTTCTCCTTCATCCAGGTCGAGATCGACTGCGTGGCCGTGCTGCCGGACGGGGTCGACCCGACGGTGTGA